Part of the Arachis hypogaea cultivar Tifrunner chromosome 6, arahy.Tifrunner.gnm2.J5K5, whole genome shotgun sequence genome, TAAGTAAATAATATTATCTTAAACAACATgaataattatcaattaaataaaaatatactatatttctaaattattcatctaaattttaatattaaaataattattcatacaCCTAATGAAATGAATATCcgatatatatttattgtttacattgtttagtattttcattgtttacctatacttttccaaaaaaaatactaaaagaatCTCAATATAATTATTCAACTCTAATGCAGTTCAAAACAAAATTATTCAGTTAAAATCCCACGTTGTTGATTCCAAACGAATTCATCTTTTGCGATTCAAAATATTATAGTAAAAAATGgttaatttactttttaattaaagtattgtACACTCAAAATAGCCTTTCACTTGATGCTACTACTATCTTTTTTCACGTGAACATACATTTTTCCTCTTGAAAATAGTCTCTAATGATTCAAATCTTGTCGCACGCATTTAGTATCTCTCGAAggcaaagaaaaaataaataaagttagacaataatttttttaaacaatataaataacagattttaaaattaatttaattaaaataaaatatattatatttttaaattatttatctaaattttaatattaaaataattatttatacacttaataaattaaatatttgatatattcattatttatattatttaatatttttattatttgtcaatacttttttcataaataaaatacattttaattttctaaGATAGAGCGGAGATTCTTGATGCCGCTGGTAGACGTGGACAGCAATAGCATAATGTGTTGATAATTGCAAGGTTCAAAGTTGTGGGACGCCATATGTTCCTCTAAGCAATGCAATGCCACGTCAATAGGAGCGTTTTTACTAACGAAACCGATCAAGTAAAGTGTGTGTTGCTGTGTTCTATTCAAAGGGGAAAACAATGAAAGCATGATTATAGAGAGGAACTAAACAAAATAATGAGAGGATAAAGACAAAGCATAATAGAGACTTCCACCACATACTTTGATCATGAAGCCATTGTCTCCAACGAGAGGTTACCATTCAATTCTACATCTATCCATGATTTTCTAAACTAAACAGTAAATACGTAGTAGTGACTACTGACtattaaaattagattaattaaatgatagataaataaatttatatttaataggtATGAATTTGACGCATCAAATAAAATGTAACAAATTGGTAATATATAAAGGGTTAATTATCGTATTTTCAAGAGTGATTATTCATATCAGtatagttaaaataatattaattataattaaatataaataagcaTTTAAGTTGATTTCAACAAACTTTAGATTTGATAATTCACAATTAAAAAAGTCTAGGAATcagtaatttttgtattttttagccAGCACTTAACAATCAAAACAAAAGTAAGTTATCTCCcatcattagatgtaatctcacaccattaaaaatactattgatggctaattaatggttataaaacaccaaaattactgttcccctagcattcctcttcACAATTTAGTTcccactaaattttaaatttttgatacacatataaaataaataaattttaaacaaattttgttataaaacaattaaaatttcaaacaaatattatgataaaataaattagataatCGTTCGTTTGGAATATCTAAAAGCAAAAGTGTTAAAGAAATTACTCAAAGTTGAATCATAACGAATAAAGAGGTGTGAATCACTTTAGTTATTGATCACAATACCAAAAATGATATAAGAATTCTTTTAAATATTGttgtatttctttaatttaattttttgtttctgtTTAACTGCTCTACTGTACTGTGTTGTtgagttttttattttcaaaaaaaatgagatAATCGTTCAAAGAACTTTTAGCATAATcaaaatttatactaaaaaattttaaaaatcaatttaaatggtTAATTTTAGAATAATAGAAACACAGAGTATATGAAtactataataatttaaatattttgaaggaaagagaaagtaagaAGTTAATAATGTTAATCCCCTTGATATTAAAAGTCATTTTAGTCCCTTCCTCTTTCTGTGTGTGTTTCCCGGAGGCAGTGGTGGCGAGAGAGGAATGCAACGACTCCTCCTCCCTCCGACAATCCATGTGGAGAATTCCGTCGAGTAGGCGAGTACAGTAGAAAGAGGCTGAAACCGAAACTCAAAAGTTTAACCGATGGAGCAGTCAGTGCTTGACGGCATAATCAACCGTCTCCTCGAAGTTCGTGGGCGCCCCGGCAAGCAGGTTCAGCTCTCGGAGTCCGAGATCCGCCAACTGTGCCTCGTTTCCAGAGACATTTTCTTGCAACAACCTAACTTATTGGACCTCCAAGCTCCCATTAAGATTTGCGGTACCCTAACTAACTTAACTTGTTCCAATCCCTCACTCACTCAACTCCTTTTATTGATTCGTGTTTGTTTCAGGTGATGTACATGGCCAATACTCCGATCTTCTACGCCTTTTCGAGTACGGCGGATTACCACCGGAAGCTAACTACTTGTTCTTGGGAGATTACGTGGATCGAGGCAAGCAGAGTTTAGAAACAATTTGCCTTCTTCTtgcttataaaattaaatatcctGAGAATTTCTTTCTGTTGAGGGGAAACCATGAATGTGCTTCTATCAATAGGATATATGGTTTTTATGACGAGTGTAAGAGGAGGTTCAATGTCAGTTTATGGAAGACTTTCACTGAATGCTTCAATTGCCTTCCCGTCGCCGCCCTTATCGACGAGAAGATTTTGTGTATGCACGGCGGACTTTCTCCGGACCTGCATAGTTTGGATCAGATCAGGAATCTGCAGCGCCCTACTGATGTGCCTGACACCGGTTTGCTTTGTGATCTTCTTTGGTCCGACCCTAGCAAAGATGTTCAAGGATGGGGAATGAATGACAGGGGAGTTTCTTATACCTTTGGTTCTGATAAAGTCTCcgagttcctccagaaacatgaTCTTGATCTTGTATGCCGCGCTCACCAGGTTAAATTCCAATTCAATTACTTCATTTGTGTTGCCATGTTGTTGTGAGAATTTTATGCTGTCACACTTATAAACTGAAATATCATCCTTGTGTTTGTAGAATAGCTTGAGCTTTTAGGCAAACATCTTCCATTGTTTAAGTTTGGATTGGACTTGAAATTTGTTTTTGGTTTAATTTGTTTGATACAGGTTGTGGAGGACGGATACGAGTTCTTTGCGAACCGACAGCTTGTGACAATATTTTCAGCTCCTAATTATTGTGGGGAGTTTGACAATGCTGGTGCCATGATGAGTGTTGA contains:
- the LOC112695380 gene encoding serine/threonine-protein phosphatase PP1 isozyme 3, which produces MEQSVLDGIINRLLEVRGRPGKQVQLSESEIRQLCLVSRDIFLQQPNLLDLQAPIKICGDVHGQYSDLLRLFEYGGLPPEANYLFLGDYVDRGKQSLETICLLLAYKIKYPENFFLLRGNHECASINRIYGFYDECKRRFNVSLWKTFTECFNCLPVAALIDEKILCMHGGLSPDLHSLDQIRNLQRPTDVPDTGLLCDLLWSDPSKDVQGWGMNDRGVSYTFGSDKVSEFLQKHDLDLVCRAHQVVEDGYEFFANRQLVTIFSAPNYCGEFDNAGAMMSVDETLMCSFQILKPADRKTKLNFGSTTTAKPGNSPAGVKHAFPNMF